A single region of the Gasterosteus aculeatus chromosome 1, fGasAcu3.hap1.1, whole genome shotgun sequence genome encodes:
- the c2cd3 gene encoding C2 domain-containing protein 3 isoform X3, whose amino-acid sequence MKNRKHRSLKAGCSKKRVPSDVSPATSLPPLVEGELRCFLQVSISRVLWTIHKPPSATFVRLRWWGESSNGTHFFPRDGSHASQKTIKTTSRFPIRCGPKQFTSYLTDMSSLVLELLTKPDHLPIARAEVAGISRLSLSHPISGFYTLVSPTSEKLGELQVSLNLEPLTEAYDSSSSGPIPEIGKERPQITTLAVPSQPRTLSAGSGKGSAGSSSGNTPRGKDHLYFQNAQKDEEPLENLMPTKNKSHNSESKEPCGQATTDILAVILERGNKLRNAMVVSALHCDTDSAPALKDTPLPLPKDNILLPSKRFPSPTGGFLQNILFADSTLKPSEEVAVISDCSLDCPVDMDNRAVDLLLGRYLTAHLLPETTEYMSRIIFFFLSVWFSLNTSPLHLWDGDGSIPDSLSGHSSVCEDSELNDPQYDQSLLENLFYKTTISDIRPNDTEAEGQGTVSPSKHQLTQAAPHLAGGSNSAGAGGIPPGVSAELMSLLSSIRLARVAIDSLAVSTGGATGAHRKTPSKGKPPRAVTGKKCTYFIEYVFPVASTSSRHDRSKSGDGEVTRAAASKVTGGMVKFHQPSVFPVHFDTSTVKKWWGTDLIFNIYSRKSDQKKPVPIGKAVHPLRCLLESKQLSQSVVLPVQSVEADGKTQEIGPLKVSLALSRENRDFPSEKSKRKVAQRDASPSHTAPSPQRETSSRSPRVHTDREELPTHSLEVPRLNVWTPQKPSKEPSPHPGLHTSPHRSRHQEEDSQLLLHTLLMVPDGKNFNCGPMQAPNVYLNCKLWCDETARSVISWGQANPCFNFVQVTPVALTSKLLERMKNNVMVIEVWQKTASSGQDRLLGIVKLPLHQFYMSFRDPKITHLLLQAQYPVLGVDCYMPVVDVFSGSCNGHLRVVLAMGRSEQIISLQRTRDEEYDRLPHLLRPVHLLDHQPHSNTKGRSAQEKPMREHLFVIRVEGVKGLTPLQSTVWGEADCYVQYGFPCQEGDPAANLDQSLIESSVNLKPFRTTTTLCVPDPLFGHAETHVLLAPEGLPVQRLLLSSLSSQGLSSGGGVQFEVWCRYYYPNVRDQLVAKGVLPLAKLCAMVTMQRQHPNEAQKFSLPLIPRTDSPTGHQPHPSGLLDVCIRYKHRPVRPEGRTSKGVASRVVTLVVQVHRASGLQAAARVLSEQDERFSYFAGVGVNSFITVEFSFLPESERRCTRMAPRTFCPEFDHHMEVSCDLLLVRSSGETCSLAEQLVEASAVFTVWNKDNRKAVHTSRPKDVVLGTVKIPLADLIHKRTGISGWFGVYTPQDQHTLVGGLEISVTFAHHSDRERVIKAAQGLSWEISQNEMLVDEEALGEGRRRMSVTFAMPRAWIPVHCLLLPGLNELERSTYCYFRYKFYDQDAFCSQMRHPAVEEGSRATVAFQESRTVELKGTQPLMWYLREEKLEVQVWVAFTKDKAQRPRDTDRLVGSAFVDLSPLTKTPSRKPTLSGVYPLFRRSAADLQGAALRVHIALTTGPLHEEAWTAPAGVDLQVDSDSQEEPSSEKVEAADRAPSPTTPKTSPRGHRNKSSRSTPHIASGQHTGMNEDDSFPVTIAVDQAMHLNLKGCPLAERSEGSPSCCVSYLTADSAEPVSTTVLANTDCPVWDHQHECRLSKQLLVDPQQSLVFKVWHKGETERVIGFAPVDLSPLVCGFQSVCGWYNITDFSGQCHGQLKVSITPQKGVQDLREQRKTVNEEASKNSPKSLFQALPLSYHTTATNSSFPSHISRYSEQKISSPDHTDKLFSERSSESERHFEHMDQVRHYHQSLQEQTAAHSDISPSSSFLFSALRKKLSELDHMQRYFSRKISTPTFPSVSEQEGPAKHEEQRDTETDTSQLVNSIINGLRGNHLETIPSDPQSNSTTSPVGDNSETLPESISSPRRATHAFPEDLSPLHSPKVSGVRTDSEAEEEKNSRINKVTASEEEKVSDKDEDGTGSTQDEEADDDDEEADDDEEDYEEVVVKPRHLNEVTSLTDKTSPWTSILSEPDWISLRSPEAPEEPFLSEGEDEKRRAVPRQCEGKNKRARSEGSGGFNGSGGEVSDTERDCERTIPSLDEGLSDEPDHPNKEARDNASSPTTDTDDASCSTSVPLQTLVPTEIPNFFLPSHQLEASMRVIRLAPSFSNTVRDPGPSAPHHRGPGQRPNMSPSSMKKETERIKKIFAARFDVNN is encoded by the exons ATGAAGAACAGAAAACATCGGTCCCTCAAAGCTGGATGTAGCAAGAAGAGAG TCCCCAGCGACGTGTCCCCCGCCACCAGCCTCCCTCCTCTAGTGGAGGGCGAGCTAAGATGCTTCCTGCAGGTATCAATAAGCCGGGTATTGTGGACAATTCACAAGCCTCCCTCTGCAACATTCGTCCGTCTGCGCTGGTGGGGAGAGTCTTCAAATGGGACACACTTCTTTCCAAGGGATGGATCCCATGCGTCACAGAAGACTATCAAGACCACATCCCGCTTCCCCATCCGCTGTGGCCCAAAGCAGTTCACCTCATATTTGACAG ATATGAGCTCGCTGGTGCTGGAGCTTCTGACAAAACCGGATCATTTGCCAATCGCACGGGCTGAGGTTGCGGGCatctctcgtctctctctgtcacacccCATCAGTGGATTTTACACGCTTGTATCTCCGACATCTGAGAAGTTGGGAGAGTTACAG GTTTCCCTTAATTTGGAGCCTCTTACAGAAGCCTatgacagcagcagctcaggtcCCATCCCAGAAATCGGCAAGGAAAGACCTCAAATCACCACGCTGGCCGTGCCCTCTCAGCCCAGAACGCTCTCAGCTGGCAGTGGGAAAGGATCAGCTGGGAGCAGCAGTGGAAACACTCCAAG aggaaaagaccacTTATATTTCCAAAATGCACAGAAAGACGAAGAACCACTTGAGAATCTGATGcccacaaaaaacaaatctcaCAACAGTGAAAGTAAGGAGCCTTGTGGCCAAGCAACCACCGATATCCTTGCAG TTATTCTAGAGCGTGGGAACAAGCTCAGAAATGCTATGGTGGTATCGGCTTTGCATTGTGACACGGATTCTGCCCCGGCTCTGAAAGACACTCCACTACCTCTCCCAAAGGATAACATCCTGCTACCTTCAAA GCGCTTCCCTTCTCCCACTGGAGGTTTTCTTCAAAATATTCTTTTTGCTGATTCCActctaaagccctctgaggaagtTGCTGTCATCTCAGACTGCAGTTTAGACTGTCCCGTTGACATGGACAACAGAGCTGTGGACCTGCTTCTTGGCAGGTACTTGACTGCACATCTACTCCCAGAGACAACAGAATATATGAGCcgcattatttttttctttctttccgttTGGTTTAGCTTGAACACATCTCCTCTGCATCTGTGGGATGGAGATGGCTCAATCCCTGATTCTCTGTCTGGCCACAGCAGCGTGTGTGAGGACAGCGAGCTCAACGATCCGCAATATGATCAGAGCTTATTGGAGAATCTCTTCTACAAAACTACT atTTCAGATATCAGACCAAACGACACAGAGGCGGAGGGCCAGGGAACAGTGTCCCCAAGCAAACACCAGCTGACGCAGGCTGCACCCCACCTCGCTGGAGG TTCAAACTCTGCAGGTGCTGGTGGGATTCCTCCTGGCGTTAGTGCAGAGCTGATGTCGCTGCTGAGTTCGATCAGACTGGCAAGAGTGGCGATCGACTCCCTGGCCGTGTCTACAGGCGGTGCAACCGGCGCACATAGAAAGACCCCGAGCAAAGGGAAACCTCCTCGAGCGGTAACCGGCAAGAAGTG CACATATTTCATCGAGTACGTGTTCCCAGTGGCCTCCACTTCCAGTCGACATGATCGTAGTAAGAGTGGAGATGGAGAGGTGACAAGAGCTGCTGCCAGTAAAGTCACAGGAGGAA TGGTGAAGTTCCATCAGCCCTCCGTGTTTCCGGTCCACTTTGATACATCAACAGTGAAGAAATGGTGGGGAACTGATCTGATTTTCAACATTTACTCACGAAAGAGCGACCAGAAGAAA CCGGTTCCCATCGGCAAGGCAGTTCACCCACTGCGATGTCTGCTGGAGAGCAAGCAGCTGAGTCAGTCTGTCGTCTTACCTGTGCAGAGTGTGGAGGCAGACGGGAAGACACAGGAGATTGGACCGCTCAAG GTCTCACTAGCACTTAGTAGAGAGAACAGAGATTTCCCTTCTGAAAAGAGTAAAAGAAAAGTGGCTCAGAGAGATGCTTCACCTTCCCACACGGCGCCCAGTCCTCAGAGAGAGACCAGCTCCAGGTCTCCACGTGTTCACACCGACAGGGAGGAGTTACCAACTCACTCCTTAGAAGTTCCCAGGCTGAATGTTTGGACTCCTCAGAAACCCTCGAAGGAACCCTCACCCCATCCCGGACTCCACACATCTCCTCATCGTTCACGGCATCAGGAGGAAGACTCTCAACTCCTGCTGCATACGTTGCTCATGGTTCCAGATGGAAAGAACTTTAACTGTGGGCCCATGCAGGCTCCGAACGTGTACTTGAACTGCAAACTGTGGTGTGATGAGACGGCGAGATCTGTCATCAGCTGGGGTCAGGCAAACCCCTGTTTCAACTTCGTTCAG GTGACGCCTGTCGCCTTAACATCTAAGCTGCTGGAGCGAATGAAGAATAATGTGATGGTGATTGAGGTGTGGCAGAAGACGGCAAGTTCGGGGCAGGATCGACTCCTCGGCATAGTTAAACTACCTCTCCACCAGTTCTACATGTCATTTAG GGATCCAAAGATCACCCACCTTCTTCTCCAGGCCCAGTACCCAGTGTTGGGGGTGGACTGCTACATGCCAGTCGTCGATGTGTTCTCAGGTAGTTGTAATGGACACCTCAGGGTCGTTTTGGCTATGGGCCGGTCAGAGCAAATAATCTCCCTCCAGCGCACAAGGGATGAAGAATACGACCGCTTGCCTCATCTACTGAGACCAGTTCATCTGCTTGATCACCAGCCTCATTCAAACACAAag ggGCGATCGGCACAAGAGAAACCAATGAGAGAACATCTGTTTGTGATAAGAGTGGAGGGGGTTAAGGGCCTCACACCTCTGCAGTCCACCGTTTGGGGAGAAGCTGACTGCTACGTCCAGTACGGCTTCCCCTGTCAGGAAGGTGACCCCGCTGCAAATTTGGACCAAAGCCTCATAGAGAGCA GCGTCAACCTGAAACCGTTTCGTACCACTACAACTCTCTGTGTCCCTGACCCGCTGTTTGGACACGCTGAGACTCATGTGCTTCTGGCCCCTGAAGGCCTTCCAGTTCAGAGGCTGCTGCTCAGCTCTCTTTCTAGTCAAGGCCTAAGCAGTGGAGGGGGTGTCCAGTTCGAAGTGTGGTGCAG GTATTATTATCCAAACGTTCGCGACCAGCTGGTGGCCAAAGGAGTGCTCCCATTGGCCAAGCTGTGTGCCATGGTCACCATGCAGAGACAGCATCCGAATGAGGCTCAAAAGTTCTCCCTGCCCCTGATTCCCAGGACGGACAGTCCCACGGGGCATCAGCCTCATCCCTCAG GCCTACTCGATGTGTGCATTCGGTACAAGCACCGACCGGTGCGACCTGAAGGTCGGACCAGTAAAGGAGTCGCCTCTCGCGTCGTTACGCTCGTGGTCCAGGTGCACAGAGCGTCAGGTCTGCAGGCCGCAGCGAG GGTTTTATCGGAGCAAGATGAAAGATTTAGCTACTTTGCCGGGGTGGGCGTGAACTCGTTCATCACGGTTGAGTTCTCCTTCTTGCCTGAGAGTGAAAGGAGGTGCACCCGCATGGCCCCCAGAACCTTCTGCCCGGAGTTCGACCACCACATGGAAGTGTCCTGTGATCTGCTTCTTGTGAGGAGCAGCGGAGAAACCTGCAGCTTGGCTGAGCAGCTGGTGGAAGCCTCTGCTGTCTTCACTGTCTGGAACAAAGACAATCGCAAAG CAGTGCACACTTCTAGACCTAAGGATGTGGTGTTGGGCACAGTGAAAATACCTCTTGCTGATCTCATCCATAAAAGAACGG GTATTTCTGGCTGGTTTGGAGTGTATACACCTCAGGACCAGCACACCTTGGTTGGGGGCCTTGAGATCTCCGTCACCTTTGCCCACCACTCAGACAGGGAAAGAGTCATCAAAGCTGCTCAGGGGCTCAGCTGGGAAATATCCCAGAATGAAATGCTGGTTGATGAAGAAGCTTTGGGAGAAGGCAGGAGAAGAATGTCTGTGACATTCGCGATGCCCAGAGCTTGGATACCTGTCCACTGCCTGCTTCTGCCGGGCCTCAATGAGTTGGAGCGCTCCACCTACTGCTACTTCAGGTACAAGTTCTACGACCAGGACGCATTCTGCTCCCAGATGAGACACCCCGCTGTCGAGGAGGGCAGCCGAGCCACGGTGGCTTTCCAGGAAAGTAGAACTGTGGAGCTGAAGGGCACTCAGCCCTTAATGTGGTATCTTCGGGAGGAAAAGCTGGAGGTACAGGTGTGGGTTGCCTTCACAAAAGACAAAGCCCAAAGGCCCCGAGACACAGACCGACTGGTGGGTTCAGCGTTTGTCGATCTGTCCCCTCTCACAAAGACACCCTCGCGGAAGCCAACTCTCAGTG GAGTGTATCCCCTGTTTAGACGCTCAGCAGCAGATCTACAAGGGGCTGCTCTCAGGGTGCACATCGCCCTGACAACGGGGCCTCTACATGAGGAAGCATGGACAGCCCCTGCTGGCGTTGACCTCCAAGTGGACTCGGACAGCCAGGAGGAGCCCTCATCAGAAAAGGTGGAAGCAGCAGATCGAGCCCCCTCGCCCACTACACCCAAAACATCACCACGAGGACACAGGAACAAATCCTCCCGATCAACCCCTCACATCGCTTCGGGGCAGCACACAGGAATGAACGAGGATGACTCTTTCCCTGTGACTATTGCAGTGGACCAGGCCATGCACCTGAATCTGAAAG GCTGTCCCCTAGCAGAGCGCAGTGAAGGGTCACCATCCTGCTGTGTTTCGTACCTCACTGCAGACTCGGCCGAGCCGGTGTCCACAACTGTCCTGGCCAACACCGACTGCCCTGTGTGGGACCATCAACATGAGTGCAG GCTTTCCAAGCAACTGCTTGTGGATCCACAACAGTCGCTGGTGTTCAAAGTCTGGCACAAAGGAG aAACAGAGCGGGTTATTGGATTTGCCCCAGTAGACCTGTCCCCTTTAGTCTGCGGCTTCCAGTCAGTGTGTGGTTGGTACAACATCACGGACTTCAGTGGTCAGTGTCACGGCCAGCTTAAAGTGTCCATCACTCCACAAAAAGGGGTCCAAGACCTCAGAGAACAGAGAAAAACTGTGAACGAAGAAGCTTCCAAAAATTCCCCG AAATCTTTATTCCAGGCACTCCCCCTCAGCTACCACACCACAGCCACAAACAGCAGCTTCCCCTCTCACATCAGCCGATACTCCGAGCAGAAGATCTCGTCGCCTGACCACACGGACAAGCTGTTCTCCGAAAG GTCAAGTGAGAGTGAGCGCCACTTTGAGCACATGGACCAAGTACGTCATTACCATCAGAGTCTGCAGGAGCAAACAGCGGCTCATTCTGACATCAGTCCCTCCAGCTCCTTTCTGTTTTCAGCACTCAG aaaaaaactaAGTGAGCTGGACCACATGCAGAGATACTTCAGCCGTAAGATTTCTACACCGACGTTCCCGTCCGTAAGTGAGCAGGAGGGTCCCGCCAAGCATGAGGAGcagagggacacagagacgGACACGtctcagct AGTTAACAGTATCATTAATG GTCTACGAGGAAACCACCTCGAAACGATTCCCTCAGATCCCCAGAGCAACTCAACCACTTCTCCTGTTGGAGACAACTCTGAAACTCTGCCTGAGAGCATCTCCAGTCCACGCAGAGCTACGCACGCTTTCCCGGAAgatctctctcctctgcacTCGCCAAAAGTGTCTGGAGTCCGTACTGACTCTGAGGCTGAGGAAGAAAAGAACAGTCGAATCAACAAGGTCACTGCCTCCGAGGAGGAAAAAGTATCAGACAAAGATGAAGATGGGACAGGTAGCACCCAGGATGAGgaggctgatgatgatgatgaggaggctgatgatgatgaggaggattaCGAGGAGGTTGTGGTGAAGCCGAGGCATCTGAATGAGGTGACCTCGCTGACAGACAAAACCAGTCCTTGGACCAGCATCCTGTCGGAGCCCGACTGGATTTCTCTGAGGAGCCCGGAAGCGCCAGAGGAGCCGTTTCTGAGCGAGGGTGAGGACGAGAAAAGACGGGCGGTACCTCGTCAGTGCGAAGGTAAAAACAAACGTGCCAGAAGTGAAGGAAGTGGCGGTTTTAATGGATCAGGGGGAGAGGTTTCGGACACAGAGCGAGACTGTGAGAGGACGATACCATCTTTAGACGAAGGACTATCAGACGAGCCCGACCACCCCAACAAGGAGGCGAGGGACAACGCTTCATCACCCACCACAGATACAGACGATGCTTCATGCTCCACAAGCGTCCCACTCCAAAC CTTGGTCCCTACGGAGATCCCTaattttttcctcccctctcaccAACTGGAGGCATCTATGAGAGTCATACGTTTAGCGCCTTCTTTCTCCAACACAGTCAGAGACCCG